A single region of the Candidatus Aminicenantes bacterium genome encodes:
- a CDS encoding S9 family peptidase, translating to MKIFGNVLALLCVFAIGMGAADKDKLSFQQAVVENGRGLLKPLPRVISWLNNSHYLEMRETKVMSINARSGKSTLFFNIKDHSELAKHQLTLMNALDWTADRGTACFLKDGKLLIYRMATRELLSPEVGEKIRTPRFSPDGEAVAFTRDNDLYVYYLDSASIQRITIDGSETILNGYASWVYYEEILGRRGRYRAFWWGPRSQRIAFLRFDQSKVPVFSITRSDGVYPELERQYYPKPGFPNPEARLGVADLANGTINWLAVPHQGEHYVAHPRWSKDGNALYYQWMNRGQDQLKLLRWRGPDAEPQEIFSHNRSTWVEFLEEPDLAILNKGALVIRCARGDWAHLFYVSPRGQVRQLTRGNWAVRAIHHVDEKRREIFFSAAHRDSAQSHGYRISLSGENMRCLTPGPGWHSLTTAPDGRLFLDRHSALDRPDKLDLRDFQGKLVRAIGDSDSANVARLKLDRMQLLRVPAGEGFELPMLLLLPPDFSAEKSYPVILKVYGGPGAMSVRNAFPGSRGMSGFFLAQMGIVVVAADHRGAGHHGKVGMDQMHRRLGHWEIHDTTKVVEFLTSKPWVDAERIGISGGSYGGYVTALALASAPEVFHFGIASFSVTDWKLYDSVYTERYMDTPEENPDGYKKASVLEYIDNYRGGLRLVHGTLDDNVHMQNSLQLLNILQDAGKPVEFMAFPGERHGFRGPKQLFDSRCSIDFWSRMFFCRPWSEAE from the coding sequence GTGAAAATATTTGGCAATGTGCTTGCGCTGTTGTGTGTATTTGCAATCGGAATGGGTGCTGCCGACAAAGACAAGCTGTCCTTTCAGCAGGCAGTGGTGGAGAATGGTCGGGGATTGTTGAAACCGCTGCCCCGGGTGATAAGCTGGTTAAACAACAGCCATTACCTGGAAATGCGGGAAACAAAAGTGATGTCCATAAACGCCCGCAGCGGTAAATCCACGTTGTTTTTCAACATCAAAGACCATTCCGAACTGGCCAAACACCAGCTCACTTTAATGAACGCCTTGGACTGGACCGCGGATCGCGGCACGGCCTGTTTCCTGAAAGACGGAAAGTTGCTTATCTACCGCATGGCGACGCGAGAGCTACTCTCTCCGGAAGTGGGCGAAAAGATCCGCACACCGCGCTTTTCCCCCGATGGCGAAGCTGTCGCTTTTACTCGTGACAACGATCTATATGTGTATTATCTGGATTCCGCCAGCATCCAACGCATAACCATAGACGGCAGCGAAACCATTCTAAACGGTTACGCCTCCTGGGTCTATTACGAGGAGATCCTGGGCCGGCGTGGCCGGTACCGCGCGTTCTGGTGGGGCCCGCGTTCACAGCGCATCGCTTTCCTGCGTTTCGACCAGTCTAAAGTGCCCGTGTTTTCCATTACGCGTTCGGACGGCGTGTACCCGGAACTGGAACGGCAGTATTACCCCAAACCGGGGTTTCCCAACCCGGAAGCACGCCTGGGCGTGGCGGACCTGGCCAACGGCACAATCAACTGGTTGGCTGTTCCGCATCAAGGCGAACACTACGTGGCCCATCCGCGCTGGTCCAAAGACGGAAACGCCCTCTATTATCAGTGGATGAACCGGGGGCAGGATCAACTGAAATTGTTGCGCTGGCGAGGCCCGGATGCGGAACCGCAGGAAATCTTTTCTCACAATCGTTCCACGTGGGTGGAGTTCCTGGAGGAGCCGGACCTGGCGATCCTGAACAAAGGCGCCTTGGTGATCCGCTGCGCGCGAGGCGACTGGGCACACCTGTTTTATGTCTCACCCCGCGGGCAGGTCCGGCAGTTGACCCGGGGCAACTGGGCTGTACGCGCCATCCACCATGTGGACGAGAAACGCCGGGAAATCTTTTTTTCCGCCGCACACCGGGATAGTGCCCAGTCCCATGGTTACCGGATCTCCCTGTCGGGAGAAAACATGCGCTGCCTGACGCCCGGGCCGGGCTGGCACAGTCTGACTACGGCCCCGGACGGACGCCTCTTCCTGGATCGGCACTCAGCGCTTGATCGTCCCGATAAACTGGATTTGCGAGATTTCCAGGGGAAACTGGTGCGCGCGATCGGCGATTCCGACTCCGCAAATGTGGCCAGGTTGAAGCTGGACCGCATGCAATTGCTGCGTGTTCCCGCCGGCGAAGGCTTTGAATTGCCCATGCTGTTGCTGTTGCCGCCGGATTTCAGTGCGGAAAAATCCTATCCGGTTATCTTGAAGGTGTACGGCGGACCCGGCGCCATGTCGGTACGCAACGCCTTTCCCGGCAGCCGGGGGATGAGCGGTTTTTTCCTGGCCCAGATGGGGATCGTGGTCGTTGCCGCGGACCATCGCGGCGCTGGGCATCACGGCAAAGTGGGAATGGATCAAATGCACCGACGCCTGGGTCACTGGGAAATTCACGATACCACCAAGGTGGTGGAATTCCTTACATCCAAACCCTGGGTCGATGCCGAACGCATCGGCATCAGCGGCGGCAGTTACGGCGGTTACGTAACCGCCCTGGCCCTGGCAAGTGCTCCGGAAGTGTTCCATTTCGGTATCGCCAGTTTCTCTGTGACGGATTGGAAGCTCTATGATTCGGTGTACACCGAGCGCTACATGGATACGCCTGAAGAGAACCCGGATGGATATAAAAAGGCTTCGGTGCTGGAGTACATCGACAACTATCGTGGCGGCCTGCGCCTGGTTCACGGCACCCTGGACGACAATGTGCATATGCAGAATTCGCTCCAACTTCTAAACATTTTGCAGGATGCCGGAAAACCCGTTGAATTTATGGCGTTTCCGGGAGAACGGCATGGTTTCCGCGGTCCCAAACAGCTGTTTGACTCTCGCTGCAGCATTGATTTCTGGAGTCGCATGTTTTTTTGCCGACCCTGGTCCGAGGCGGAATGA
- the nadC gene encoding carboxylating nicotinate-nucleotide diphosphorylase yields MNPIGKGVDQSKERAGVENIVGLALNEDQVNRDVTTLSLCAFDAPVRAEVVAKAAGVLSGTPAFRETFRQVDTRVSIESRRHDGDPLSPGDVVLELFGSEGAILRGERTALNFLQRLSGVATMTRCFVERLSGTGVTLLDTRKTTPGMRLLEKRAVRDGGGFNHRLHLADMAMIKDNHIRMVGSITLAVEAVRRHHPDVAVEVETQDLDQFREALELPVDLIMLDNFTDEMVKRAVALNQGRRRLELSGNVTLDNIAQRVIPGISFISVGALTHSYRSLDLSLEIRPQGEKK; encoded by the coding sequence ATGAATCCCATCGGCAAAGGCGTTGATCAGAGTAAAGAAAGAGCGGGTGTGGAGAATATCGTCGGCCTGGCCTTGAACGAAGACCAGGTGAATCGGGACGTAACCACGCTGTCACTCTGTGCATTTGATGCTCCCGTGCGGGCCGAGGTGGTGGCCAAGGCCGCAGGCGTACTGTCCGGGACGCCGGCGTTCCGGGAAACGTTCCGCCAGGTGGATACGCGGGTAAGCATCGAGTCCCGCCGTCATGACGGCGATCCGCTGAGTCCGGGCGATGTGGTCCTGGAGTTGTTTGGATCCGAAGGCGCCATTCTGCGGGGCGAACGCACGGCCCTCAATTTCCTGCAACGACTCAGCGGCGTGGCCACCATGACCCGCTGTTTTGTCGAGCGCCTGTCCGGTACCGGGGTCACATTGCTGGACACGCGCAAGACCACGCCCGGTATGCGCCTGTTGGAAAAGCGGGCTGTGCGTGATGGCGGTGGTTTCAATCACCGCCTGCACCTGGCGGACATGGCCATGATAAAGGACAACCATATCCGCATGGTTGGATCCATTACCCTGGCGGTGGAGGCGGTGCGCCGTCACCACCCGGATGTGGCGGTTGAAGTGGAAACCCAGGATCTGGATCAGTTCCGCGAAGCCCTGGAGTTACCGGTGGATCTGATTATGTTGGACAACTTCACTGACGAAATGGTGAAACGGGCCGTGGCGTTGAACCAGGGCCGCCGGCGCCTGGAATTATCCGGTAACGTTACCTTGGACAACATTGCACAGCGCGTGATTCCGGGGATAAGTTTTATATCCGTGGGCGCCCTGACCCATTCTTACCGGTCCCTGGACCTCAGCCTGGAGATTCGTCCGCAGGGAGAAAAAAAATAA